One part of the Pseudoliparis swirei isolate HS2019 ecotype Mariana Trench chromosome 6, NWPU_hadal_v1, whole genome shotgun sequence genome encodes these proteins:
- the ehf gene encoding ETS homologous factor codes for MSVTPSTTLDSLLTAAWSPRNSYPDVSMVTSGYMSRLWTRDSQPQFWSKFQVWEWLQQLMDIHQIDTSTIPFQNFDIDGHQLCSLSYEDFIHAAGSVGPILFHSITELKWSGQYHVELGQLELKQESDFSCSFSDASYPPGDIFDPSIPPVAPLASPAPSSPDIKRSFSRQVKKQNPRGTHLWEFIRDILLNPERNPGLIKWEDRAEGVFRFLKSDAVAQLWGKKKNNSSMTYEKLSRAMRYYYKREILERVDGRRLVYKFGTNARGWRESDM; via the exons ATGAGCGTAACTCCATCCACCACCCTGGACAGCCTGCTGACTGCTGCCTGGAGCCCGAGGAACTCCTACCCTGATG TTTCGATGGTAACGTCTGGTTACATGAGTCGCCTGTGGACCCGTGACTCCCAGCCTCAGTTCTGGAGTAAGTTCCAGGTGTGGGAGTGGCTGCAGCAGCTCATGGACATACACCAGATCGATACCTCCACCATCCCCTTCCAAAACTTTGACATTGACGGCCATCAGCTCTGCAGCCTGAGCTACGAGGACTTCATCCATGCTGCCGGCAGCGTGGGACCAATCCTCTTCCACAGCATCACAGAGCTCAAGTGGAGCG GTCAGTACCATGTGGAATTGGGGCAACTGGAACTGAAACAAGAAT CCGACTTCTCCTGTTCATTTTCAGACGCCAGCTATCCACCTGGAG ATATCTTCGATCCCTCGATTCCTCCTGTTGCCCCTCTTGCATCCCCCGCCCCTTCCAGCCCTG ATATCAAAAGGTCTTTCAGTCGTCAGGTCAAAAAACAAA ACCCAAGAGGGACCCACTTGTGGGAGTTCATCAGGGACATTCTGCTCAACCCAGAGCGAAACCCGGGGCTGATCAAGTGGGAGGATCGGGCAGAGGGCGTGTTCCGCTTCCTCAAATCAGATGCCGTGGCACAGTTATGgggcaagaagaagaataacAGCAGCATGACCTACGAGAAACTCAGCCGGGCAATGAG ATATTACTACAAAAGAGAAATCCTAGAGCGAGTAGACGGACGCAGGCTGGTTTACAAGTTTGGAACGAATgcaagaggatggagagagtcaGACATGTGA